From Columba livia isolate bColLiv1 breed racing homer chromosome 5, bColLiv1.pat.W.v2, whole genome shotgun sequence, one genomic window encodes:
- the PSMD13 gene encoding 26S proteasome non-ATPase regulatory subunit 13 encodes MKDVPGFLQQSQSAGPGQPAVWHRLEELYNKKLWHQLTLQVLDFVQDPCFAQGDGLIKLYENFISEFEHRVNPLSLVEIILHVVRQMTDPNVALTFLEKTREKVKSSDEAVILCKTAIGALKLNIGDLQVTKETIEEVEEMLNNLPGVTSVHSRFYDLSSKYYQTIGNHASYYKDALRFLGCIDVKDLPVSEQQERAFTLGLAGLLGEGVYNFGELLMHPVLESLRNTDRQWLIDTLYAFNSGNVETFQALKSAWGQQPDLAANEALLLQKIQLLCLMEMTFTRPANHRQLTFDEIAKSAKVTVNEVELLVMKALSVGLVKGSIDEVDKRVHMTWVQPRVLDLQQIKGMKDRLEFWCTDVRSMEMLVEHQAHDILT; translated from the exons ATGAAGGACGTGCCGGGGttcctgcagcagagccagagcGCGGGCCCGGGGCAGCCCGCCGTGTGGCACCGCCTGGAGGAGCTCTACAACAAGAA GCTGTGGCACCAGCTGACGCTGCAGGTGTTGGACTTCGTGCAGGACCCCTGCTTCGCCCAGGGCGATGGGCTCATCAAG CTGTACGAGAACTTCATCAGCGAGTTTGAGCACCG GGTGAACCCCCTGTCCCTGGTTGAGATCATCCTGCACGTGGTCCGGCAGATGACGG aTCCCAATGTGGCGCTCACTTTTCTGGAAAAGACTCGAGAAAAG GTGAAGAGCAGCGACGAAGCCGTCATTCTGTGTAAAACGGCCATCGGCGCGCTCAAGCTGAACATCGGGGACCTGCAGGTCACCAAG gagACCATCGAGGAGGTGGAGGAGATGCTGAACAACCTCCCGGGCGTCACCTCCGTTCACAGCCGCTTCTACGACCTCTCCAGCAAGTACTACCAGACCATCGGGAACCACGCCTCCTACTACAAGGACGCTCTGCGCTTTCTGGGCTGCATCGACGTTAAAGATCTGCCAG tttcagagcagcaggagagggCGTTTACCCTGGGGCTGGCCGGGCTCCTGGGCGAAGGCGTCTACAACTTCGGGGAGCTG CTCATGCACCCCGTGCTGGAGTCCCTGCGGAACACCGACCGGCAGTGGCTCATCGACACCCTGTACGCCTTCAACAGCGGCAACGTCGAGACGTTCCAGGCGCTGAAGTCGGCCTGGGGTCAGCAG CCAGACCTGGCTGCGAACGaggcgctgctgctgcagaagattCAGCTGTTGTGTCTCATGGAG ATGACGTTCACCCGGCCCGCCAATCACAGACAGCTCACTTTTGATGAGATCGCCAAGAGTGCCAAAGTCACCGTGAACGAG GTGGAGCTGCTGGTGATGAAGGCGCTCTCGGTCGGCCTGGTGAAGGGCAGTATCGACGAGGTTGATAAGAGGGTGCACATGACGTGGGTGCAGCCGCGCGTGTTGGATTTACAGCAG ATCAAGGGCATGAAGGACCGGCTGGAGTTCTGGTGCACGGACGTGCGGAGCATGGAGATGCTGGTGGAGCACCAGGCGCACGACATCCTGACGTAG
- the PGGHG gene encoding protein-glucosylgalactosylhydroxylysine glucosidase: MADVSEDPAVFTATALPADPRLLPTLTNACLGTRLYRDVLHLNGVYNGAAGDTHRAGVPSPLNVRMGLPGDRAAETFTLDTQTGTFSHVLQAADCTATQQLYAHHSLVHLMAFSITIRRSARATRPITVQLQTPFVPQSQDLDLKHGPDFQGAHYVYGQTLVPEVPGGPRPTVHMLWTPVPRVLTLPEGERERCWQFLTAVADSREEAEWSWGAGLALAAAGSLHAAHVRAWAARWDGCGVELDGPLALRKALRGGLYYLLSAIPPQGSPGFPFHGISPGGLSNGTRGEDYWGHVFWDQDTWMFPNILLFYPEAARAILEYRIRRLEGALHNAREQGYEGAKFPWESAATGREVCPEEIYGAQEIHITGDVLMAFEQYYCTTQDQQLFREGGWELVAAAAQYWCSRMVWSEAERCYHITGVMPPDEYHKRVDNSAYTNAVAQRSLNFAADVARDFLIPVPEEWVDCAKKVKVPFDAEKQYHPEYDGYSPGEPVKQADVVLLGFPLMHPMTPNVRRNDLEMYEPVTAPDGPAMTWSMFAVGWLELKELQRAQSQLNKCFSNITEPFKIWVENADGSGAVNFLTGIGGFLQAILFGCTGFRITRSSLHFDPAFPPDINGLTVTGVSYLGNKLQFTIARGQTRIQVTARAREPPACPLEAVLEASGQRWPLREGQSVSFPTAAGWIQRVSAETP; this comes from the exons ATGGCCGACGTCAGCGAGGACCCCGCCGTGTTCACCGCCACGGCCCTGCCCGCCGACCCGCGGCTGCTGCCCACGCTGACCAACGCCTGCCTGGGCACGCGGCTCTACCGGGACGTCCTGCACCTCAACGGCGTCTACAACGGGGCGGCGGGGGACACGCACCGCGCCGGCGTCCCCAGCCCCCTCAACGTCAGGATGGGGCTGCCCGGGGACCGCGCGGCCGAGACCTTCACCCTGGACACGCAGACAG GAACCTTCAGCCACGTGCTGCAGGCAGCGGACTGCACGGCCACCCAGCAGCTCTACGCTCACCACTCCCTCGTCCACCTCATGGCCTTCAGCATCACcatccggcgctcggctcgcgcCACCCGCCCCATCACGGTCCAGCTCCAGACGCCTTTCGTGCCGCAGAGCCAGGACTTGGACCTGAAACACGGACCAGACTTCCAGGGGGCACA CTACGTCTACGGGCAGACGCTGGTTCCCGAGGTGCCGGGGGGGCCGCGTCCCACCGTGCACATGCTCTGGACGCCGGTGCCCCGAGTGCTGACGCTGCCCGAGGGGGAGCGGGAGCGGTGCTGGCAGTTCCTGACGGCCGTGGCCGACAGCCGGGAGGAGGCCGAGTGGAGCTGGGGCGCAGGGCTGGCCCTGGCGGCCGCGGGGTCCCTGCACGCCGCGCACGTCCGGGCCTGGGCTGCGCGGTGGGACGGCTGCGGCGTGGAGCTGGACGGGCCCCTGGCCCTCAGGAAAGCCCTCCGGGGGGGGCTCTACTACCTGCTGAGCGCCATCCCCCCCCAGGGCAGCCCCGGCTTCCCCTTCCATGGCATCAGCCCTGGCGGCTTGTCCAACGGCACCCGGGGCGAGGACTATTGGGGACACGTCTTCTGGGACCAG GACACCTGGATGTTCCCCAACATTCTGCTGTTTTACCCCGAAGCCGCCCGTGCCATCCTGGAGTACCGGATCCGCCGGCTGGAGGGAGCCTTGCACAACGCGCGGGAGCAAGGCTACGAG GGTGCGAAGTTCCCTTGGGAAAGTGCAGCCACGGGCCGGGAAGTCTGTCCCGAGGAGATCTATGGAGCCCAGGAAATTCACATCACTGGGGACGTCCTGATGGCCTTTGAGCAGTATTATTGCACCACACAG gaccagcagctgTTCCGGGAGGGCGGCTGGGAGCTGGTGGCAGCCGCGGCTCAGTACTGGTGCAGCAGGATGGTGTGGAGCGAGGCGGAGCGGTGCTACCACATCACAG GTGTCATGCCCCCAGACGAGTACCACAAGCGGGTTGACAACTCTGCGTACACCAACGCCGTGGCCCAGCGGAG CTTAAATTTTGCAGCTGACGTTGCTCGGGACTTCTTGATCCCCGTGCCAGAGGAATGGGTGGACTGTGCCAAGAAAGTCAAAGTGCCCTTTGATGCGGAGAAGCAATATCACCCCGAGTACGACGGGTACAGCCCAG GAGAGCCCGTCAAACAAGCCGACGTTGTCCTGCTGGGCTTCCCGCTGATGCACCCCATGACCCCCAATGTCCGGAGAAACGACCTGGAGATGTACGAGCCCGTCACCGCACCGGACGGGCCGGCCATGACCTGG AGCATGTTTGCGGTGGGCTGGCTGGAGCTGAAGGAGCTGCAGAGAGCCCAGAGCCAACTCAACAAGTGCTTCAGCAACATCACCGAGCCCTTCAAG ATCTGGGTGGAGAATGCGGACGGGTCAGGAGCTGTGAACTTCCTGACGGGGATAGGCGGATTCCTGCAAGCCATCCTCTTCGGCTGCACGGGCTTCAG GATCACCAGGTCCAGCCTGCACTTCGACCCGGCCTTTCCCCCGGACATCAACGGGCTGACGGTCACCGGCGTCTCCTACCTGGGCAACAAGCTGCAGTTCACCATCGCCAGGGGACAGACCAGGATCCAAGTGACCGCGCGCGCCCGGGAGCCCCCGGCGTGTCCCCTGGAAGCCGTGCTGGAGGCGTCGGGGCAGCGCTGGCCCCTGCGGGAAG GGCAGAGCGTCTCCTTCCCCACGGCGGCCGGCTGGATTCAGAGGGTGTCCGCTGAGACACCCTAA